The sequence taaaaaaattaagtgcTAGGTATGTCTTGATTACCATACCTCATCAAACCGAATCCCGGTTAAAGGATCACGATCTGACGTGCCATTAGCGTAAGGCAAGCACCCTTTTGAATAGCAAGCAATACATATTCAAAAATGTTACCTTGGTATTGAACATATTATTCTATCGATAGATGTGTCAAACGATATTTTTGCTACTGTCGATAAAGTAGACACCGATCAGAACCTTCAACAGGAAGTCGTTTGCCAAGTTGGTTGAAAtagttctgaattctgaatcataAAGAAAGCTAGATTTGCAATAATGTGTGAATCTGAATGTATTTTCAGTGAAACGACAAAGAATCGGTTGGAAACTAACTTCAAGGATACTTTTGTAGCTATATAATTATATATGCGGTCATTTTAAAATTTGCGGAATGTAAACAATTGCATCACTTACTGAATTCTTATAATCTATTGACAAAaagaataaaaattcaaataggACTCTTCTAATTGTGAAACAGCGTTCAAACCAAGATGAACTCATATGTTGAATTGCAAGTGAATGACTCGAtaagattagtgaaaaaaagcaAACCCAAACATTCCGATTTACATACCCTTGGAAATCTCTGATGCCACTGTAGAGTCGTTGAACTCGCGTTTCGAGTGCTTAATCGGAGAAGAGCTGTGTGAGTTACtgtcctgaaaaaaaaacaacacaattaaACATCCAaagtgatacatataaatccacttACATCGACATATTTGTACCACAGCATGCAACCGTAAACAAAAAGCACTGAAATCGCCGCTTGTATGAATAGCCACATCACGATATTTTTAACCTGCGTCCGTTCGAACAATTCCGTACCATTCTTGATGCACAAAATCGCCTCAGAGACTAAAATGGCAATGTACACCCAACATTGCGTTCCCAATCGTTTACATCGAGTATCAGTAACATATATGTAATACTGTCGGACGGAAGGCGCAGTGAATAGACCTACGAATACTAACCGACCAATAACAACGGGATGCGACGGGGGCATTTCGAAGATATGCTTAAGGAAGAACGTATTCAATTCAGTCAACtgtaattattaaaattataagTGTTAGTGATGTCGCTGATTgcaaaaagggtataaattaccTGCCACAGCAATACCAGTTGGCTCACCGCAAAAAATCTCATATAAGTACATTTCGGGTCGAGCCATCGAACTGGTCCCCAGCTTTCAGGAGTAAACTGAAGCACTGCGCGTTTCAGTTTTTCTTTTGTTGAGGAAATATCTCGAATACTGGCCCACTTGTATTCTCTCATTTCGAGCAGCTTACAAATTTTAAGCCCACACCAGATTCCCAAGCCGTTGCAAATCAGTACATCTAGAATAAGAGCATCCCACCAACATTCAGCAAAGTTAGGGAGTAAGTGAGCAAATGTGATCTCTGTAATTTCCCACATAATCGAAATAGCCCACAGAATACCCATATGTCGGATAAGTACCGCTTTGAACGCCCAACCCAGAAAGTGACCCCAAGCAAATACATCCACATGTGACCAGACgcgttcaaatgaaatgtcagagcaattAGCACCATATTCCTAGAATAGTACAACAATTACGAATATTACAGGAGAACTATGCTATGCATTTATACTTGCCTTATCCATGTCAATGTGGAATGCACGCAGTGTTGGATCAAACCAGTAGAATATTCCCATTATTGAACGGTAGTCTTGGAACATCAGGAATAATAGAAATAGTAGATACAGCACGGATAAACCGAATAGCATACGCCATACAACCGGATGAGGACGTGTGAAAGGGCCATTTGGAAAGGCTAGCACCGAGATAATTAGGAAAAAGAATATCACGGTAACCATACCAGCCCAAATATTACCCTGTATATCCGTTTGATCTCTGTTGATAAatgcaaaaatatatttttttaattattttgttcgcGATATTTTTATACTAAAAGATAATTTAATTAAGTAACTAACTAACCGTATTACATAAAGTTCATATACATTTAAACAGAAATTATTTAAACCAATTCCAAACACATGTTCGTGATTGTAAGATTAGGCTTACTTCTACCATGTCAAATGTCCTATCTTATATATAGACACATGCACACATTTACATGGGTAATCGATTATCTAACTATTGCTATCCGCTCAAATTCTAAATTAGCTTTTAAAACATGAACAGCAGAAATGAAGATCGTGTCGGTATAATTCTGTACTCACCGAACGAAAGCGAAATACATGACACCGAAAATTGATACGGCCAATAGAGTAATTGTGTGAGGTTTGTAAAAGAAATCCAATGAGATATCATCTACCGGCCGCTcgttaatatatttgaattcattTATAGTTGTCATCCCATAGCTATATTGTGCTGGAGAATCTTCCTGCActggtgtttttttcttcatcttTCGTAATTTAGTGCCTTTTTCGATAAATATATCTGGTCTCAAGCGATGATGTCCTTGCAAAACTGATCTGGAATTATCAAAAAACTATTTATCATTCTGGTATAATTTACGTGAAAATGTGCAATTCACTATTTAACCAAATATATCGATCTACTTTTCGACGGCTGCCTTATCATCAAGAGTTATGCCCGGCGCGTGTAAAACCAAATCTATCAAATTAGACTGCTAATCAATAAGCACAAATCACATCACGCCACTGCTATTAATTACAATGTTATGTCTGTTAATAGGTATGAGCTTTCTTccttaatctttttttttctagcgAGAGTAATCAATGTGCTGCTCTATATTTTTACGTCACGATCACGAACGTTTGATCAAGTGTGAACTGTGCGATCAAAGTAAAAGAAATGGAACTGACGTTCCAAAAATTAGCTCAGAACATTACTTTATTCTGACAGATCACCTTCGTGATAAGAGAACATGTCAACAGAGCTACACGATTAATCACGTGTGtacagtttttagttttcaattATCTTCATGGCAGAAAtcatccctctcagcaggcggttctattttgttggtcgttaagcgcttgttgaacgacattgtgcacgaaatattcgttcagtttgctggaacgatttgttgttgttgtttttttctcttaCAAAAATAGTGTGCAAATTAGGTGTTACCAAGACATCagacgagcccgcatcgaattctatacataaaagtaggggagaaaaatgtcaaattcgtgcgcgccaaaatagcagggttgcgcacccatacaattgacatgatttgttgaatgtgatgccgtgcgatggcgttgctgaactgaagattgacttcgctccaagctgacagggtctggtgttACCTTCAtacagaaagaaaatttgttgttattccacgtgaagtagaagcacagactaacagacaggacactcaaattagatccttcaatcattttaacggtcatttcgaatattcctttagttgggacagtactaacatgtgtcatgatggcgccacgttaccctatcaaaaacatcctgtctgccatcaagactgtgtttattttttttcatttaccgaccga comes from Malaya genurostris strain Urasoe2022 chromosome 3, Malgen_1.1, whole genome shotgun sequence and encodes:
- the LOC131436543 gene encoding phosphatidylserine synthase; amino-acid sequence: MKKKTPVQEDSPAQYSYGMTTINEFKYINERPVDDISLDFFYKPHTITLLAVSIFGVMYFAFVRDQTDIQGNIWAGMVTVIFFFLIISVLAFPNGPFTRPHPVVWRMLFGLSVLYLLFLLFLMFQDYRSIMGIFYWFDPTLRAFHIDMDKEYGANCSDISFERVWSHVDVFAWGHFLGWAFKAVLIRHMGILWAISIMWEITEITFAHLLPNFAECWWDALILDVLICNGLGIWCGLKICKLLEMREYKWASIRDISSTKEKLKRAVLQFTPESWGPVRWLDPKCTYMRFFAVSQLVLLWQLTELNTFFLKHIFEMPPSHPVVIGRLVFVGLFTAPSVRQYYIYVTDTRCKRLGTQCWVYIAILVSEAILCIKNGTELFERTQVKNIVMWLFIQAAISVLFVYGCMLWYKYVDDSNSHSSSPIKHSKREFNDSTVASEISKGKSSTKNTPKTTPTKTARSHQNNVKED